The genomic interval CCGGCGTCGCTGCCGGTCCCGGTGCCACCGGCAGCCCCGGCGGCACAGCGGCACCAGGCCCCGCCGGAACGCCCCGCGGGCGCGCCGGGTCCGGTTCCGGCCGCGGTACCTCCGGGGCTTCCGGGGCCTCAGGTGCCAGAGGAACGATCAGCGGCTCCGGTGCCTCGACGACCTCGCCGGGCCAGCGGCCCGAGCCCGCGGAGCCGCCGGCGCGTCGCGGCGGATACCAGGGCGGCACCAGCGCGCCGCCGCCGGGCCGGCGGCCCACGACGGCCGGCCCGCGCCGGCCCGGCCGGCCGTCGGCGTTCGCACCCAGGACATCCTCGACCGACCCGGCGCCCGTAACCGGCCCGGCGCCCGTAACCGATCCAGCGCCCACAGGCGACCCAGCACCCGCGCCGCCGACGGCCTGGGAGCAGCCCGGCTGGCCAGCCCAGGCACCAGCGGGGGCGGACGAGGCAGCGGCCCGGTCGGTCGATTCGTACGCGCCGCCGGAAGTGCCCAGCTACACCGGTCAGAGCGAAGTCAGTGGCGCGGAGCCCACCTACCCGTCCGAGATCTACCCAGCCGAGGCCCATCCGGCCACACCGTCGGCTTCCGCCGGCCAGGCCTGGCCCGCGGTGGACCCGGCCTGGCCGGCCGCCGACCCCGCCTGGCCCGCGGTGGGTCAGGCGTGGCCGTCGGCCGATCAGGCCTGGCCAGCCGAAGGTCAGGCGTGGCCGTCGGTCGAGTCCACGCCGGGCGCCGCAGACACCGCAGACACCGCCGGTGGCACCCTCGGCGACACCGCCGCCGCCGCGGCCTCCGCCTGGGGCGACGTCAACGGGTGGTCCCAGGAGCCCGGTGTCACCGAGGCCGCCACGGCACTCCAGCCCGAGATCCCGACGCTGCCCGTCGAGTCGGGTGCTCGCCCCGTCTCCGTCGCACCGCACGGCGTCGCCGGGGCGGATCACGTCGACCAGGTCGACGGCGAGCTCGCGACCGAGGCGGCAGACCAGGTCTCCCTGCTTGGTCATGAGCCGGACGCGGAGGAGAGCACCGGCTACCCGCAGAGCGATGTCGACGTGTGGGGCGATGACGATGCCCCGCTGTCGTCGGTGTCCCCGGCGTCCCCGGTGTCGTCCGAGGACGGGCACCGGCGGCGTCCGTCGACGGCGCTCCTGCCATCGGGCCGGCATCGCAGGTCAGGCCTCGAACCCGACCACGCCCAGGAGCACCCGTCGGCGGTCGCGAACCGAGCCTCGTCCCGGAGCGCCTGGCCGGGGCAGGAGACCTGGGCCGATGCGGACGACGACGAGCCCTGGGAGGAGATCCCGCTGCGGATCACTCTCATGGACCGTGCCGCAGCCGTCCTGCCCGGCTCGTGGCGGATCGCGGTGACCTCGCTCTTCCCGTACTCGGGCACCACGACGCTGGCCGGCGTCGTCGGTCTGACCCTGGCCGGTGTCCGCGCGGAGCCGGTGCTCGGTGTCGATCTCCATCCGGGGACGACCACCCCCGGCTTCGTGCCCCCCACCGCCGACAGCATCGAGATCGACGAATCACGTGGTGACAACCTGGTGAGCCGCGTGGGCAGCCGGGGTGTCACCACCGTCTCGGACATCGCGCGGCAGCGCGGATCCGGCGCCGCGATGCCACCCGAGGAGGTTCAGGCCCTCATCGGCGCCCGTCGCTCGGGCGCCATGTTCGACCTCGACGTACTGCCCATCGAGCGCCCCGCGGGAAAGGACGCGGATGCGAACGCGGGCGCGGGCGCCCTGGTGCCGGTGGACGAGCCGGTAACGCCGGGAACGCTCCGAACCGTGCTCGGCGCGCTGGCCCACGCCTATCCGCTGATTCTCCTGGACGCACCGGCGGCGGCCCCCCTCACTCCGACGGCGATCCGCTCCGCCGACGCGGTGATTCTCGTGACGCTGGCGACCGCCTCTGATCTGGAGACCACCCTCGCCGACCTGCTCGACCCGCAGGGCGCGCTGGCCGGCGTCGGGGTGAACAGCCGGGAACGGCTTCGCCGCGAGGAAGCCGGAGCCCAGCCCGGCCCCGCTGTCATCGCCGCCGTGGTGTCACCGCGGCGAGGGCGGCCCTCACCCCGGACCAGGACCGCCACGGCCCAGCTGGCCCGCTATGTCGACGCAATCGTGCGGGTCCCCTACGACCCGCGCCTCGACCCCAGCCGCGGAACCCCCGTTCGGATTCCGAGGCTGCGCTGGGCGACCCGGCGGTCCTATCTGCGGCTGGCCGCCGAGACCGTGGACGCGCTGGCCGCAATGGCAGACGCCGAGGTCAGCGCGCCCGTGCCGGCGGACCGCCCACCCCTGAGCCCACCGTCGCCGCTAGCGATTCCCAACGGTTCGACGCGGCTACACACCGGCGATGCCGATCACCCCGAGGTGCCCGGCGTATCATTTGGCGACCTGCGGCCCGGAAGCAAACCCACGCGGGTGTCCGGGCCGGATCGTCCGGGCGGTCAACCGCCTGCGGGAGGGGAACCAAGATGAGCGTGGCTGCGGCAACCGCCTCGGTAACAGCCTTTCTCGCCGTGGAAGTCAAGCCCGACGAGGCCAAGGCGCCCGGCATCAATGCGCTGAAAGACCTGGTCAACGGGCTGGCAGCGTATGCGGTCGTCGCCGCCGTGGCCTCCGTGTTGTTGGGCGGAATCGCGTGGGCTCTCGGTGAGCGGATGGGGCTGGACCGCGCTTCGGCCGTCGGCAAGAGCGGTGTCCTCGCGGGCTTCGGCCTCGCCTTCCTGGTCGGTGCCGCCGCCACCTTCGTCAACTTCTTCATCGCCACCGGCAGCAGCGCGGATGACGCCACCGGCGACACCAACAGCATGCGTCCGCCCGCAGTGGTACTGACCATCACCCCAGGCCCCGCCGAAGACATCGTCGATGATCCCGACGTGGTCCATGCACCGCCGTCCGCAGACTTCTAGGCGGTTCCGGAGGTATCTGGCCTCCGACATTGCGATGATGACCCTGCCGGCAACGGAGGGGAGTAGGCGTTGGTGAGCCTCGCAGAGTGGGCATTCGGACGTCTGATCGTTGTCATCGTCGCAGCGTCAACGGTGACCGCGGTCGGAGTCGGCACCGTGACTTTCTTCATCGGACGGCATTCGGTGGACAGCAGCCCTGAGGCATCGGTCAGCGCCGGGACGGAACCCGCCGCGCCCTCGGCGCAGGCTTCGGCGGCGCCGACAGCCGTGGTCCCCACGCCCGACGATGTGCCCACGCCCACAGGCGAAGCCGGCCCGGTCGGCGCCCCCACGCGGGTCAACGAGTTCGGGGTCCCGGTCGGCTACCCCCACACAAAGTCCGGCGCCATAAGCGCCTGCGGAAACTACGTTGCAGTAACGAGCGTCGCGAAAAATCGCGAACCCACTCGATCTCACGACATAATTCTTTCGATCTCCGACGAAAACACCGCCGCAAGGCTTTCCAATCTCCTATCCCAGGTCGACACGGAGACTGCAAAGAATTTCAATATCCCGTCGGTCCTCTCCCCGCAGTTCACACTGAACCATCGAGTTATCGGCTACAAGATAACTAGCTACGGGGAGAACGTGAGTAAGGTTGAGGTCCTCTCAGCCATTGCCGCAGGAGTGACCGACGGGACCCCGAATCTGCAACCGTCCATGCACTGGGGAACAGATCTCTGCACGATCAACTGGGACGGTTCAGATTGGAAACTTCGTGATATTTCAGGAGGGAGCGAAGGGCACGCTATGACAGAGCGAAGCTCGGAGTCCTTCGAACGCTTCGCTCTCGCAGGGGTGACTTCATGACGACTGCACCAGCCAAAGAGGTTCTCGCCGTCCCGAACCCCCTTTCTGGTATCGGAGATGCAATCTCCGGGATTGCCGGCGGGGCTGCCGACGACTTCTTGGACTCGGTTGGAAAAGCGTTTTGCAACATGGCGGCGGACCTTTCGTCGTCCGTCTTCAGCTTTGCGGCACAGAAGACCGCTGTAGATCTCAACGCGCAGTATGTCGTCGACAACTACAACATCGTCTTCGGCGTATCGGTGCTCATCGTCACCGGGCTCTTCCTCTGTTCGTGCACCGTAGCGGCACTACGGGGCGATCCGCACGTGTTCGTCCGGGCCCTGGCCACCACCGGCACGGCGATCATCGGCTCGTTCATCGCCCTGACGCTGCTACAGATGGTCCTGGCCGCCTCGGATGGCATGGCCGAGGCCTTCGGCAATGACAAGGCCCTGGGAGCGGACCTCGTAGCACAGCTCCGAGAGCTACCCGAACAGGGAAATTTCGCGCTAGATCTAGTGCTGTCCCTCCTGGTGGCGATCTTCGCCTTCACGCTTTTCGTCGTGCTCTACATCCGCAAGGTCGCGATCATCGTGGTGGCGGTGTTCATCCCGTTGTATCTGGCGGGGCAGCCCACGATGACGACCAGCGCATGGATGAAGCGCGCCACCGAGACGCTGGTGGCGCTGATTTTCGCGAAGCCCGTCATCTACGCGATTTTCGCGCTCGGTGCCGGCATCGCCCAGGACACCGGCGGATCCACAGTTGACCAGACACTGAGCATTCTCAGTGGTGTCGTAGTGATGATCGCGGCCGTCCTCTCGCCGTTCATGCTGATGCACCTGCTCGGATTCGCCGACGTCCAGCTCATGCGCGCGGTCGGGTCTGCTGGGCAGCGCAGTGCGGCGTCGTTCGGGCACGGTGCCGGTGCGCTGCTCGGTTCGACGTCCCGGGAGACGTTCCGCGGAATCGGTTCACGGCTCCAGACCAGAAACCGGGGAATGCTCGGCGACGCGGGTGCCTTCGGCGGCTCGACCGTTCCCGCGGCCCGTCCGGCGGTGCGGCCCGGCCGCGGAGGGTCCGGATCCCCGGCGCCGGTCGGAACGCCTGCCCGTGCGGGTGCCGCCGGGACTGTACGCGCCAGGGTCAACCGCTCGGAGGGTTCGGGTGTCGGCGTCGGCGCGGCGCCGGCCGGGACGAGGTCCGGCCGGAACACCGTCGGCGCGACCGCCGCGACGCGAGCCGTCCCCGCCAGGGCGGGAGCTCCCAGCGGGGGCGGCGGCCGAGCGGCGGCCGCAGCACCGCCGCGCACCCCGGTGGCCCGGACCGCCGCCCCGGCCGCCCACGTCTCAGGCAGCACCGTGGCCAGGCCGCCGGTGACTCCGCAGGCCGCACCGCGAGTCACGCCGCCGGCACGCACAGGAGGTGGCGAGTAGCCCGTGGTATCCGAACGCAGCTATCGATTCGGGCCCCTGGAGCGCGGCGGGGTACTCCTCGGCATGCGCTGGCCCCAGCTGGCGCTCCTCATCGGCGTCATGCTGTCGGTGCTGGGCGCGCTGCGTTCACCGTTGATACTCGTTCCCCTGTGGGTGCTGCTGGCCGCGGGG from Parafrankia irregularis carries:
- a CDS encoding DUF6112 family protein, translated to MSVAAATASVTAFLAVEVKPDEAKAPGINALKDLVNGLAAYAVVAAVASVLLGGIAWALGERMGLDRASAVGKSGVLAGFGLAFLVGAAATFVNFFIATGSSADDATGDTNSMRPPAVVLTITPGPAEDIVDDPDVVHAPPSADF